Genomic DNA from Blattabacterium cuenoti:
CACCAAATCCTACAACATATCCTGAAATATCATGAATTGGAAACATTATTCTTTTTCTAAAAGAATCAAAATTATTGTAATTTTTAGATGTCACTAATCCTGAATTAATTAAATCAGATATTTTAAATCCTTTTCTTAAAGAATTGTTTGTAAAATTTTTCCATGAATTTAAAGCATATCCTAATTCAAATTTTTTAATTATTTCTATATTAAATCCTCTATTTTTTAAATAATTTAATCCATATTTAATTCCTTCCTTATTAAATAATAATTGATTTGAAAAAAAATGTTTAGCATAATTATGAATACAAAATAATTGTTTATTTACATAATAATCATTATTATTTCTTTTATAAAAAAACTTTTTATCTATTTTAATGTTATACTTATTAGCTAAATATTTTATTGATTCTATATAAGTAAAACATTCACTTTCCATAAGAAAAGCAATAACATCACCCCCCTTACCTGAACTAAAATCTTTCCATATATTCTTTATAGGAGAAACAATAAAAGATGGATTTTTTTCTTTTGAAAAAGGACTAAATCCTCTGTAATTAATCCCGCTTTTTTTTAATTCTATAAAATCTCCAATAACATCTTCTATACGGGAAACAGATAAAATTTTTTCTTTAATATTTTGAGGAATTATCATTTTTGAGTATAAAACTTTATTTATCAAGAATATTTTAACTTACTAATAACCTCTTTTGGATTGGAATCGGTAAAAATAGTTGATCCAGACACCAATATATTAGCTCCGTTTTTAAATAAAAAAAATGAATTTTCTAGATCAACTCCTCCATCTATTTCTATCAAAGCAGACGATCTTTTACTTATAATTAAATTCTTTGCATCTTCTATTTTAGAATATGTATTTTTTATAAATTTTTGCCCACTAAATCCAGGATTTACACTCATTAATAATACAAAATCTATATCATTAATAATTTCTTTCAGTAATAACACTGGTGTATGAGGATTAATAGCTACACCAACTTTAATTCCATAATTTTTTATATAAGTAATAGTTCTATTTAAGTTAATACATGTTTCATAATGAATATGTATATGATCTGCTCCATATTCTACAAGTTGTTTTATATAAGGATATGGATCTGATATCATTAGATGAACATCTATAGGTTTAGATACATATTTTTTTACATGTTTAACAAATAAAAAACCAAATGATATGTTGGAAACAAAAGATGAATCCATAATATCAACATGTATCCAGTCGGCTTTACTTTCATTTAACATCTTTATCTCTTTATATAAAAAAGATAAATTTGCTGACAATAAAGATGGAGCTATAATTCTTTTTTCATATTTAACCATAATTTATTAATTACAATTTATTTTATTAATGATTCATCAATTCCGTTACTAGAAAAACCACCATCATGATACAAATTCTGCATTGTAACCTTTCTAGTTAAATCTGAGAATAAAGTAATTATATAATTAGCACAATCTTGTGAAGAAGCATTTCCTAATGGAGACATTTTATCTGATAATGTAATAAATTTATCAAATCCTTTAATAGATTTAGAAGATCTACTTACAA
This window encodes:
- the rpe gene encoding ribulose-phosphate 3-epimerase, with protein sequence MVKYEKRIIAPSLLSANLSFLYKEIKMLNESKADWIHVDIMDSSFVSNISFGFLFVKHVKKYVSKPIDVHLMISDPYPYIKQLVEYGADHIHIHYETCINLNRTITYIKNYGIKVGVAINPHTPVLLLKEIINDIDFVLLMSVNPGFSGQKFIKNTYSKIEDAKNLIISKRSSALIEIDGGVDLENSFFLFKNGANILVSGSTIFTDSNPKEVISKLKYS